The following proteins are co-located in the Echinicola sp. 20G genome:
- a CDS encoding DUF4231 domain-containing protein, translating into MTPEEYIEERVDFQMDWYERKALHNKNLFIWKEGLTIVFAALIPFFAGLDSDGKILPLTIAVLGVLVTVLTGLASILKLEKKWIEYRTTAEMLKHEKYLFLTNADPYSDPTSSYPNFVSKIESLISKENTTWNNYIKNNNVTPPTSPKP; encoded by the coding sequence ATGACACCTGAAGAATACATAGAAGAAAGAGTAGACTTTCAAATGGACTGGTACGAAAGAAAAGCCTTGCACAATAAGAACCTCTTTATCTGGAAAGAAGGACTAACCATTGTTTTTGCTGCACTGATTCCTTTTTTTGCAGGGTTGGATTCTGATGGCAAAATACTTCCTTTGACCATTGCTGTCCTTGGCGTATTGGTAACCGTGCTCACTGGTCTGGCTTCCATCCTCAAATTGGAAAAAAAATGGATCGAATATCGAACTACCGCCGAAATGCTAAAACACGAAAAATACCTTTTCTTAACCAATGCTGACCCTTATTCCGATCCCACATCAAGTTATCCGAATTTTGTCAGCAAGATTGAAAGTCTTATCAGCAAAGAAAACACCACTTGGAACAATTACATTAAAAATAACAATGTCACCCCTCCAACATCTCCCAAACCTTAA
- the smc gene encoding chromosome segregation protein SMC, translating to MQLTKLEIRGFKSFGDKVTIHFDKGITGIVGPNGCGKSNVVDSIRWVLGEQKTRMLRSDKMENVIFNGTKNRKPTNLAEVSLTFENTKNLLPTEYTHVTITRRYYRSGESEYLLNGIACRLKDINNLFMDTGIQSNSYAIIELKMIDELLNDKNNSRRDLFEEAAGISKFKTRKKETLKKLEDTDADLDRVEDLLYEIEKNLKSLEKQAKQAAKYFEIKKSYKASSIALAKISVKTHTDNLIGANERITAENDRKLQLNNQITTKEAELEKTKSDLIHKEKLLSTRQKTLNEHVNKIRTFESEKKIKNERLRFLEDRSMKLREQIDQDRKSNDRAGFSIRSLEQEKEVAEKLLAEKELTVENLKADYEEQKSAHAILQERQKVLSKDFSSRKDAIYQLSKDLEIKQIQLSSLKQELEKTASDDNSQEANLADFEEKLVVLKDELDSKTDQLSQIKAKEEDQNQKIEESNHTIELIREEVTQLGRKLDAKSNEFNLTKSLVENLEGFPEAIKFLKKNSSWGKDTPLLSDILTTSENYRVSIENYLESYMNYYVVDTEAQAIAAVNLLSDAARGKANFFVLEHFERFKPSQNKLFANAIAATEIIEYDEKYSKLISYILDDVYIVQGEIKDIPHDDDTIFITESGKYTKRKFSISGGSVGLFEGKRIGRAKNLEKLEVEIKELNKKVSTARSNLDRKVSDLMKLKEVSYKKDIEGLQAEISEVNQQYISIKTKKEQLAEMLSTNANKREDILEKIDSLSEEVNEIGPQLDEQKQGFDGMEEELEIINEQLLTEEESLAVRSSNYNQENIQYHQHLNKVNSLEQEISFKKSAFENSKERIEKSQSELSNVDQEIKGLLDNNEIKDDELIELYTEKESIESGVTEAEKNYYASRGYIDEMEKAIRELQKQKEGIDAIIMELQESLNEVKLKLSSMKERLSVEFEIDLDGMMQEDPEVAEEYQSKDVEEIREEVQKAKQRLEKIGPINPMAMEAYDEIKERHTFITTQKEDLEKAKNSLVDTIKEIDAVAKETFLTAFDQIKTNFIKVFRSLFTAEDDCDLRLTDPDNPLDSTIEIMAKPKGKRPLTINQLSGGEKTLTATSLLFSIYLLKPAPFCIFDEVDAPLDDANIDKFNQIIQKFSHESQFIIVTHNKRTMASTDIIYGITMIEAGVSRVVPVDLRELEDIIED from the coding sequence ATGCAGCTAACCAAGCTTGAGATCAGGGGTTTTAAAAGTTTTGGGGACAAGGTCACCATTCATTTTGACAAGGGCATTACAGGTATTGTAGGCCCCAATGGCTGTGGCAAGTCCAATGTAGTGGATTCGATCCGCTGGGTGCTGGGAGAACAAAAAACCAGAATGCTGCGCTCAGACAAAATGGAAAATGTGATTTTCAATGGTACCAAAAACAGAAAGCCCACCAATCTTGCTGAGGTTTCCCTTACTTTTGAAAACACCAAAAACCTCCTTCCTACGGAGTACACGCATGTGACCATCACCCGTCGGTATTACAGGTCTGGAGAAAGTGAGTATTTACTTAATGGAATTGCCTGTCGTCTTAAGGACATCAACAACCTCTTTATGGACACAGGAATCCAATCCAACAGCTATGCTATCATCGAACTGAAAATGATCGATGAGCTGCTCAATGATAAAAACAATTCAAGAAGAGACCTATTTGAAGAAGCTGCCGGTATTTCCAAGTTCAAGACGCGTAAAAAGGAAACCCTGAAAAAGCTAGAGGATACTGATGCCGACTTGGACCGTGTTGAGGATTTGCTCTATGAAATTGAAAAGAACCTCAAATCACTCGAAAAGCAAGCTAAGCAGGCCGCCAAGTATTTTGAGATCAAAAAATCTTATAAGGCTTCCAGTATTGCATTGGCTAAGATCAGTGTCAAAACGCATACCGATAATCTTATCGGAGCCAATGAAAGAATTACGGCTGAAAATGACCGAAAGCTTCAACTCAATAACCAAATCACAACCAAAGAGGCAGAATTGGAAAAAACCAAGTCTGATCTAATCCATAAAGAAAAACTGCTTTCTACTCGCCAGAAGACGCTCAACGAGCATGTCAATAAAATCAGGACGTTTGAAAGTGAGAAGAAAATAAAAAACGAAAGACTTCGCTTTTTGGAAGATCGCTCCATGAAATTGCGTGAGCAGATCGATCAGGACCGTAAATCCAATGACCGTGCGGGCTTCAGTATCCGTTCTTTGGAACAGGAAAAAGAAGTCGCAGAAAAGCTTTTAGCGGAAAAGGAACTAACGGTAGAAAACTTAAAGGCTGATTATGAAGAACAAAAATCTGCCCATGCCATTCTTCAGGAAAGACAAAAGGTCCTTAGTAAGGATTTCTCCTCCCGCAAGGATGCTATCTACCAACTAAGCAAAGACCTAGAGATCAAGCAAATTCAGCTTAGCTCCTTAAAACAGGAATTGGAAAAGACCGCTTCTGACGACAACAGCCAAGAGGCCAACCTTGCTGATTTTGAAGAAAAATTGGTTGTACTAAAGGATGAGTTGGATAGCAAAACAGATCAACTCTCCCAAATAAAGGCCAAAGAAGAAGATCAAAACCAAAAGATCGAAGAATCTAACCATACCATTGAACTGATCAGGGAAGAAGTTACCCAACTAGGAAGGAAATTGGATGCCAAATCCAATGAGTTCAACCTCACCAAGTCTTTGGTAGAAAATTTAGAAGGCTTTCCTGAAGCGATTAAGTTCCTAAAAAAGAATTCCAGTTGGGGTAAAGACACCCCTCTCCTTTCAGATATTCTAACGACCAGTGAAAACTATCGCGTCAGCATAGAAAACTACCTGGAAAGCTACATGAACTATTATGTGGTGGACACAGAGGCCCAGGCCATTGCTGCAGTAAACTTATTGAGTGATGCGGCCAGAGGAAAGGCCAATTTCTTTGTGTTGGAACATTTTGAAAGGTTCAAACCCTCACAGAACAAACTGTTCGCCAATGCTATTGCTGCAACGGAAATCATTGAATATGATGAAAAGTACAGTAAACTGATCAGCTACATCTTGGACGATGTCTACATTGTCCAAGGTGAAATCAAGGATATTCCGCACGATGATGACACCATTTTCATCACTGAAAGTGGCAAATACACTAAGCGTAAATTCAGTATTTCAGGTGGGTCCGTAGGACTTTTTGAAGGCAAGCGAATAGGTCGGGCCAAAAACCTGGAAAAGCTGGAAGTGGAAATCAAGGAACTGAACAAGAAAGTCAGCACCGCCCGCTCCAATTTGGATAGAAAGGTTAGTGACCTGATGAAGCTTAAAGAAGTTTCTTATAAAAAAGATATTGAAGGCCTCCAAGCAGAAATCAGTGAGGTCAACCAACAATATATCTCCATCAAAACCAAGAAGGAACAGTTGGCCGAAATGCTCTCTACCAATGCCAATAAGAGGGAAGATATTTTGGAAAAAATTGACAGTCTTTCGGAAGAAGTCAATGAAATTGGACCACAACTGGATGAACAAAAACAAGGTTTTGACGGTATGGAAGAAGAGCTCGAGATCATCAACGAGCAATTGCTTACCGAGGAAGAAAGTCTTGCCGTAAGGTCTAGCAATTACAACCAGGAAAACATCCAATACCACCAGCACCTTAACAAGGTCAACAGTTTGGAACAGGAAATTTCGTTCAAAAAAAGTGCTTTTGAGAACAGCAAAGAAAGAATCGAAAAGTCCCAATCCGAATTGAGCAATGTGGATCAGGAAATAAAAGGTCTTTTGGACAACAATGAGATCAAAGATGATGAATTGATCGAATTGTATACCGAGAAAGAGTCCATCGAATCAGGCGTGACGGAAGCAGAGAAAAACTACTATGCTTCCCGTGGCTATATCGATGAAATGGAAAAGGCCATTCGTGAGCTGCAAAAGCAAAAAGAGGGCATAGATGCCATCATCATGGAACTGCAGGAATCCCTCAATGAAGTCAAACTGAAACTCAGCAGTATGAAAGAAAGGCTGAGTGTGGAATTTGAAATTGATTTGGATGGCATGATGCAAGAAGACCCTGAAGTGGCCGAAGAGTATCAGAGCAAGGATGTTGAGGAAATTCGCGAGGAAGTTCAAAAAGCCAAGCAGCGATTGGAAAAGATTGGCCCCATCAACCCTATGGCCATGGAAGCCTATGATGAGATCAAAGAGCGCCATACCTTTATCACCACCCAAAAAGAAGATTTAGAGAAAGCCAAAAATTCTTTGGTAGATACCATCAAAGAAATTGATGCTGTGGCAAAGGAAACTTTCTTGACAGCCTTTGATCAGATCAAGACCAACTTTATCAAAGTATTCCGCTCACTGTTTACTGCAGAAGATGATTGTGACCTGAGGTTGACTGATCCAGACAATCCACTGGACAGCACCATTGAGATCATGGCCAAACCTAAAGGCAAGCGGCCATTAACGATCAACCAACTTTCAGGTGGAGAGAAGACCTTAACGGCCACTTCCCTACTCTTTTCGATTTACCTATTGAAGCCTGCACCATTCTGTATCTTTGATGAGGTGGATGCCCCACTGGATGATGCCAATATTGATAAGTTCAACCAGATCATCCAAAAGTTTTCCCATGAGTCCCAGTTTATTATCGTGACCCATAATAAGCGGACCATGGCCAGTACAGATATCATTTACGGTATTACCATGATCGAGGCCGGGGTTTCACGAGTAGTTCCAGTGGATTTGAGGGAACTGGAAGATATTATCGAGGATTAA
- a CDS encoding toll/interleukin-1 receptor domain-containing protein: MSNGREKLEIYLSYAWNKESEAIADALEDELTRRGARFMRDKSELQYKGRIQDFMDQIGQGKYVILIISNDYFKSEYCMYELLKIFENKSFYERIYPIVLDEVNISDAADRVELVKYWEVKSKQLDEKIRKLEQLSNIQGITEDLNLYQAIRNNIAKLTSILKDINYLNTQKHIKSDFSQIISLIEEKHDADFGEFSVRPGIKYVGGILAALIVVCLGVWLWLGRNQAPMVERGNLGIPDSLLREVPVNDEKEGETPQNKPMVKSDEIHPEESERKAFEVNLVVPSRMSQAEVWVDGGPGVVLERNLIFIKLEVKEKKGTHRIELRGKTDTCKVDRVIKNDIEELSMCN; the protein is encoded by the coding sequence ATGTCTAATGGCAGAGAAAAACTGGAAATCTATCTTTCTTATGCTTGGAATAAGGAAAGTGAAGCTATTGCCGATGCTTTGGAGGATGAGTTGACCAGGCGGGGTGCACGCTTTATGCGCGACAAATCAGAATTACAGTACAAGGGAAGGATCCAGGATTTTATGGATCAGATTGGGCAGGGGAAATATGTAATACTGATCATCAGTAACGACTATTTTAAGTCGGAATATTGCATGTATGAGTTGTTGAAAATTTTTGAGAATAAATCATTCTACGAAAGGATTTATCCGATCGTTTTGGATGAGGTCAACATTTCGGATGCAGCAGACAGGGTGGAGTTGGTCAAATATTGGGAAGTGAAATCCAAGCAATTGGATGAGAAGATTAGGAAACTGGAGCAGCTCAGCAATATTCAGGGAATCACTGAAGACCTGAACCTATACCAAGCAATCAGAAATAATATTGCAAAGCTGACAAGCATTTTAAAGGATATCAATTACCTCAATACCCAAAAGCATATAAAATCTGATTTTTCTCAGATCATCAGCTTAATAGAGGAGAAGCATGATGCTGATTTTGGAGAGTTTAGTGTCAGGCCAGGAATCAAATATGTAGGAGGGATTTTGGCCGCTTTGATCGTTGTTTGTCTGGGAGTTTGGCTTTGGTTGGGAAGAAACCAAGCGCCTATGGTAGAAAGAGGGAATTTAGGGATTCCCGACAGTTTGCTTAGGGAAGTACCCGTAAATGATGAAAAAGAAGGTGAAACGCCTCAAAACAAGCCTATGGTCAAGTCAGATGAAATTCATCCTGAAGAAAGTGAACGTAAAGCTTTTGAGGTAAACTTGGTCGTGCCTTCAAGGATGAGTCAAGCGGAAGTGTGGGTGGATGGAGGGCCTGGTGTTGTTTTAGAGAGAAACTTGATTTTTATCAAACTGGAAGTCAAAGAAAAAAAGGGAACTCACCGCATAGAACTCAGAGGCAAAACAGATACTTGTAAGGTTGACCGTGTAATCAAAAATGATATTGAGGAATTAAGCATGTGCAATTGA
- a CDS encoding SDR family NAD(P)-dependent oxidoreductase, with translation MDKKTCIVTGATSGIGLGIAKGLAQKGVILILIARNATKGEKLLNQLQSTYPSSEIYFYATDLSSQKQIRVTSEKIRQTHPTIDVLINNAGVWTSEARLTEDGIEEQFAVNHLAYFLLTHLLYPQLAKSQDARIICMGSNSHQYGKINFENPNLTDEYHGLKAYGQSKLANLLFVFELERRKPVNNISTFCVSPGLVKTDIGVKHTNPFHSIMWKLRRLTGKSPGKAAETPVFLALADKGLAPSGLYWESQKPKPSSKSSHSVEQASKLWELSKQLCKIDKFFD, from the coding sequence ATGGACAAAAAAACCTGTATTGTGACCGGGGCTACTTCTGGAATAGGGCTAGGAATTGCGAAAGGGCTTGCCCAAAAGGGAGTAATCTTGATCCTGATTGCCCGAAATGCTACAAAAGGAGAAAAACTACTGAATCAGTTGCAATCAACCTACCCATCATCAGAAATTTACTTTTACGCCACTGACCTTTCTTCCCAAAAACAAATCAGAGTCACTTCAGAAAAAATTAGGCAGACTCACCCAACGATTGACGTCCTGATCAATAATGCAGGGGTCTGGACTTCAGAAGCTAGACTGACAGAAGATGGTATCGAAGAGCAATTTGCAGTCAATCATCTCGCTTATTTTCTTCTTACCCATTTACTCTACCCCCAACTTGCCAAGTCACAGGATGCCAGAATAATCTGCATGGGATCCAATTCACACCAATATGGTAAAATCAATTTTGAAAATCCCAACCTAACCGATGAATATCACGGACTGAAAGCTTATGGACAGTCAAAATTGGCCAACCTTTTATTTGTATTCGAACTGGAAAGAAGAAAGCCTGTCAATAACATCTCCACCTTCTGCGTTTCTCCAGGTTTGGTCAAAACAGATATTGGCGTAAAACACACCAATCCGTTTCATAGCATCATGTGGAAACTTAGACGGCTAACGGGAAAGTCACCGGGAAAAGCAGCGGAAACCCCTGTCTTTCTAGCCCTTGCAGATAAGGGCTTAGCACCAAGTGGTCTTTACTGGGAAAGCCAAAAACCTAAACCTTCCTCTAAATCTTCTCACTCAGTGGAGCAAGCATCAAAACTATGGGAGCTTAGTAAGCAGTTATGTAAAATCGATAAGTTTTTTGACTAG
- a CDS encoding radical SAM protein has product MATKVLFITPPFTQLNTPYPATAYLKGYLNTLKIDSNQADLGLEVILALFSKEGLKQVFELVEEQGFQYSDNVNRILRMKAAYLQTIDTVIDFLQDKNPTLAYHISEGNFLPQAGRFEQLGDVDWAFGSMGLRDKARYLATLYLEDLGDLITEAIDPHFGFSRYAESLGMSAGSFDEMEEALQEPVSLIDVMLLELLEEKIKKYQPESVAFSVPFPGNLYGALKCGQYLKANHPNIKVWMGGGYPNTELRSLKDARIFDYVDYITLDDGEAPVRLLLEHLEGKLPLEALKRTFVCLEGEVKMINGATEKDVPQRDVGTPDYSDLPLGEYLSVIEVANPMHRLWSDGRWNKLTLAHGCYWGKCTFCDISLDYIGRYEPITAAILCDRIEKIMEQTGTNGFHFVDEAAPPALMRDLALEILRRGLVVVWWTNIRFESNFTADLCRLLRASGCIAISGGLEVASDRLLGLIKKGVTVAQVAQVTHHLTQAGIMVHAYLMYGYPTQTAQETIDSLEMVRQLFEEGVLQSGFWHRFAMTAHSPVGLDPKAFGVYRTDLALAPFANNEVDYEDPIGVDHGTFSEGLRKSLFNYMHGVGFDIPLKEWFGFKVPVTTIPNNYIQRQITEEADLTYKKHHRIVWIGAQPDIQNSEEPGFVELVFSGKQEDFAMELPEEFAESVASLLGRVSYDQPLSMLKEIWEDYEAKVGDFEELVESEVWEILREQGLLVF; this is encoded by the coding sequence GTGGCTACTAAAGTTCTTTTCATTACGCCTCCATTCACCCAGTTGAATACTCCTTATCCAGCAACGGCTTATCTTAAGGGTTACCTTAATACGTTGAAGATTGATTCAAATCAGGCGGATTTGGGCTTGGAAGTGATTTTAGCCTTGTTCTCAAAAGAAGGACTCAAGCAGGTTTTTGAATTAGTGGAAGAGCAGGGGTTTCAATATTCAGACAATGTAAATCGAATATTGAGGATGAAGGCCGCTTATTTGCAGACTATAGATACGGTGATTGATTTTTTACAGGATAAGAACCCAACCCTGGCTTATCATATTTCCGAGGGGAATTTTTTGCCCCAAGCTGGCCGTTTTGAACAATTGGGAGATGTGGACTGGGCTTTTGGCAGTATGGGCTTGCGAGACAAGGCACGTTATCTGGCGACATTGTACCTAGAAGATTTGGGAGATTTGATTACTGAAGCTATCGATCCTCATTTTGGTTTTAGTCGCTATGCGGAAAGTTTGGGCATGTCGGCTGGCAGTTTTGATGAAATGGAGGAAGCTCTTCAGGAACCAGTGAGTCTGATTGACGTTATGTTGCTAGAGTTGTTGGAGGAAAAAATAAAAAAATACCAGCCTGAGTCGGTAGCTTTTTCAGTTCCTTTCCCAGGGAATCTTTATGGAGCATTGAAGTGTGGTCAATACCTAAAGGCAAATCATCCTAACATTAAAGTATGGATGGGTGGAGGCTACCCAAATACAGAGTTGAGAAGTTTGAAAGATGCTCGAATTTTCGATTATGTAGATTATATCACCTTGGATGATGGAGAAGCGCCAGTTCGTTTGTTGTTGGAACATTTGGAAGGGAAACTGCCTTTGGAAGCTTTGAAGAGAACATTTGTTTGTTTGGAAGGAGAGGTGAAAATGATCAATGGGGCTACAGAGAAAGATGTACCTCAGCGGGATGTGGGAACTCCTGATTATAGTGACTTGCCTTTGGGTGAATATCTTTCGGTGATTGAGGTAGCCAATCCGATGCATCGCTTATGGAGTGATGGCCGATGGAATAAGTTGACCCTGGCCCATGGCTGTTATTGGGGGAAATGTACATTCTGTGATATCTCCTTGGATTATATTGGTCGCTACGAACCCATTACTGCTGCTATCCTTTGTGATAGAATAGAGAAAATTATGGAGCAAACGGGAACCAATGGTTTCCACTTTGTAGATGAAGCGGCGCCACCTGCTTTGATGCGGGATTTGGCTCTTGAGATATTGAGAAGGGGGCTTGTGGTCGTTTGGTGGACCAATATCCGTTTTGAAAGTAATTTTACTGCTGATCTTTGCCGATTGTTGAGGGCTTCTGGCTGTATTGCCATTTCAGGAGGGTTGGAAGTTGCTTCTGATCGATTGCTTGGCTTGATCAAAAAGGGAGTAACTGTAGCGCAAGTGGCGCAAGTTACCCATCATCTTACACAAGCGGGGATTATGGTGCATGCTTATTTGATGTATGGTTATCCTACCCAAACTGCTCAGGAAACCATAGATTCCTTGGAAATGGTGCGTCAGCTTTTTGAGGAAGGTGTTTTGCAATCAGGTTTCTGGCACCGTTTTGCCATGACTGCCCATAGCCCAGTTGGCTTGGATCCAAAGGCTTTTGGCGTTTATAGAACTGACTTAGCTTTAGCACCTTTTGCCAATAATGAAGTGGATTATGAGGATCCAATTGGGGTGGATCATGGAACCTTTTCTGAAGGTCTAAGAAAGTCTCTTTTCAATTATATGCATGGAGTAGGTTTTGATATACCTTTGAAAGAATGGTTTGGTTTTAAAGTTCCAGTAACAACGATACCTAACAACTATATCCAAAGGCAAATTACAGAGGAAGCAGACTTGACCTATAAGAAGCATCATAGAATTGTTTGGATCGGGGCGCAGCCTGATATACAGAATTCGGAAGAACCTGGTTTTGTAGAGTTGGTCTTTTCGGGTAAGCAAGAAGATTTTGCTATGGAGTTGCCAGAGGAATTTGCAGAATCGGTGGCCAGCCTACTTGGAAGGGTTTCCTATGACCAACCTTTGAGTATGCTTAAAGAAATTTGGGAAGATTATGAAGCCAAGGTCGGCGATTTTGAAGAATTGGTGGAATCGGAAGTTTGGGAGATATTGAGAGAGCAGGGTTTGTTGGTTTTTTAG
- a CDS encoding S41 family peptidase: MNSKSYLMAVILTLCFIFDASSLTIESLSETEKVKQFGLVWGLMKYHHPHVSKGQYDWDKVFIDKINGLEEVKSQTELNIFLLDFVNSVDPGKIKSSTNLKGFFTKNYDYDWIEKYTSSPDLYSHLSKLRDNTNIKSHYITGHIFSSIPTFDNEKGFDNFNYTFKSHRLLSLFSFWNVMQYYYVNKYLMDENWVEILDEFIVKFSDCKSKFDYEKTKANLFTHLNDSHSFYYSKELSDSLLAYKPPFGVSIINDTLVVTSVDKNLIKSKDLMLGDLIFEVNRKSIQASLNEKVKPFLSSSNDTYLKKWANWMIFSNNKNLELSIKRDDQIIKTSLNLDYPSRTNDHSFLKPSAPTEKWKTLEDNIGYLNLKTISNDELKTAFKDFSGTKGIIIDLRNYPKNISLNTLAKYLYPKKKRFISTISPIPHRPSLAYFDKVPLKIIKDPFIAGYHNSKYYKGKVILLVNKTTMSQAEYIGMAIQASPNCTTVGENTAGAQMNIASFTLPDKSAINFTSLGAFYPDGTEAQRKGLKIDYYVEETTSNFLKDQYILKGIELINSPH, encoded by the coding sequence ATGAATTCAAAAAGTTATTTGATGGCCGTCATTCTCACACTTTGTTTTATTTTCGATGCAAGCTCCCTAACCATAGAGTCACTTAGCGAAACCGAAAAAGTAAAGCAGTTTGGGCTGGTCTGGGGACTGATGAAATATCACCATCCCCATGTGAGTAAAGGACAGTACGATTGGGACAAAGTATTTATAGACAAAATCAACGGACTGGAAGAAGTTAAAAGTCAAACAGAACTGAATATATTTTTACTTGATTTTGTAAACAGTGTAGACCCAGGCAAAATTAAAAGCTCAACAAACCTTAAAGGCTTTTTTACTAAAAACTATGATTATGACTGGATTGAAAAGTATACATCCTCTCCTGACCTGTATTCTCATTTGTCCAAACTAAGGGACAATACCAATATCAAAAGCCATTATATCACAGGACATATTTTCTCTTCAATTCCCACCTTTGATAATGAAAAAGGCTTTGACAATTTTAATTACACCTTTAAAAGCCATCGGCTTTTATCTCTCTTTAGCTTCTGGAATGTAATGCAATATTACTATGTCAATAAATACCTCATGGATGAAAATTGGGTGGAGATATTGGATGAATTCATCGTAAAATTCTCCGATTGTAAATCGAAATTTGACTATGAAAAAACCAAAGCTAATCTTTTTACACATTTAAATGATTCACATAGCTTTTACTATAGTAAAGAATTAAGTGATTCTTTATTGGCATATAAACCACCATTTGGTGTGAGTATAATTAATGACACTTTGGTAGTGACCTCAGTGGATAAAAATCTAATAAAGAGCAAAGATTTAATGCTTGGTGACCTAATTTTTGAGGTAAACCGAAAAAGTATTCAAGCTAGCTTAAACGAAAAAGTAAAGCCATTTCTTTCGTCCTCAAATGATACCTACTTAAAAAAATGGGCAAACTGGATGATTTTCAGCAATAACAAAAATCTGGAGCTGAGCATCAAGCGGGATGATCAAATCATAAAAACATCACTTAACCTGGACTATCCTAGTAGAACAAATGATCACTCCTTTCTCAAACCATCCGCTCCCACTGAAAAATGGAAAACCCTAGAAGACAATATTGGTTACCTGAACCTAAAAACTATTTCAAACGATGAACTGAAAACCGCATTCAAGGATTTTTCCGGCACAAAAGGAATCATCATTGATTTAAGAAATTATCCAAAAAACATCTCCCTCAATACACTTGCAAAATACCTATATCCAAAAAAGAAACGATTCATCAGCACCATTTCACCGATTCCCCACAGACCTTCCTTGGCCTATTTTGATAAAGTTCCGTTAAAAATCATTAAAGATCCTTTCATAGCAGGCTACCATAATTCCAAGTATTACAAGGGAAAAGTCATTTTATTGGTAAATAAAACCACAATGAGCCAAGCGGAATATATTGGCATGGCCATTCAGGCTTCACCAAATTGTACAACAGTTGGAGAAAACACCGCTGGAGCCCAAATGAATATCGCCTCGTTTACTTTACCAGATAAGTCAGCTATTAATTTCACAAGTTTGGGCGCTTTTTACCCTGATGGAACAGAGGCACAAAGAAAAGGCTTAAAAATAGATTATTATGTTGAAGAAACCACTTCCAATTTCTTGAAAGACCAATATATCCTGAAAGGTATAGAATTAATCAATTCACCCCATTAG
- a CDS encoding SDR family oxidoreductase codes for MERQSIPKEINGNYALITGACKGIGRAMACECASKGMNMLLVSDDQVALDQLMQDLCQWYEVDSRVFCIDLAKKQAPLKVFEWVMENAFPINVLINNVGIGKSGTFSKMEIKDANYMITLNNRVFTELTYHFLKLLQQQPKAYILNMSSIEATLPLPYKAVYTGTKNFVYAFSLALREELKPTKVSVSVICPGPVLTNADGLGRMNAHGKRSKLLLMMPGQVAKIAIDGMLKGKSVIVPGYLNAFFFWVGSKLPRSIKMPLLEKLFRVYKT; via the coding sequence TTGGAAAGGCAAAGTATACCCAAAGAAATAAATGGCAATTATGCCCTGATCACTGGAGCCTGTAAGGGTATTGGAAGGGCTATGGCTTGTGAGTGTGCCTCCAAAGGAATGAATATGCTTTTAGTGTCCGATGACCAAGTGGCTCTGGACCAATTGATGCAAGATCTTTGCCAATGGTATGAGGTTGACAGTCGTGTTTTTTGCATCGATTTGGCCAAAAAACAGGCACCATTAAAAGTTTTTGAATGGGTGATGGAAAATGCTTTTCCAATAAATGTATTGATCAACAATGTAGGAATTGGCAAAAGTGGGACTTTTAGTAAAATGGAAATCAAGGATGCCAATTATATGATAACATTGAACAACCGCGTTTTTACAGAACTCACCTATCATTTCTTAAAACTATTACAACAACAGCCAAAAGCGTACATTTTGAATATGAGCAGTATAGAGGCGACGCTTCCTTTGCCTTACAAAGCAGTGTATACCGGGACTAAAAACTTTGTTTATGCATTTTCACTGGCCCTAAGAGAAGAATTAAAGCCAACCAAGGTGTCTGTCAGTGTGATTTGTCCTGGGCCTGTCTTAACCAATGCAGATGGATTGGGCAGAATGAATGCCCATGGAAAACGATCAAAGTTACTGTTGATGATGCCAGGTCAAGTGGCCAAAATAGCCATTGATGGAATGCTGAAAGGCAAATCCGTGATAGTGCCTGGGTATTTAAATGCATTTTTCTTTTGGGTAGGCAGCAAGCTTCCTAGGTCAATAAAAATGCCACTGTTAGAAAAGCTGTTTAGGGTTTATAAGACCTAG